One genomic region from Stackebrandtia nassauensis DSM 44728 encodes:
- a CDS encoding DUF5685 family protein, whose product MFGLLRPCSRLMDEPMLHEWLSHFCGLCLALRDDFGQSTRLATNYDSLVLSALVEAQTGAEPQRRTAGPCALRGLRTASVVHGTAARLSAVASVLLATAKINDHIDDGDGLARRRSLATVGRKVSRRLETKALRVGDDIDFDAAALLAAVGRQREVEAGASASTPLTAVTAPTEEATAALFGHTAVMAGRPDNAAPLARAGRAFGRLAHLVDAVSDLEQDGQRGSWNPLAATETPMAEAHRLCHAAIADIDAALAEAGIGPGELARSLLVDHAEHTMRNSYPHAHHHQHHGAHPAPRGFWAGCGAALIVACTCQCCCSSNFEGPWSRRPREGCCHKCDCCDCPCDGCCCPCD is encoded by the coding sequence GTGTTCGGACTACTGCGGCCGTGTTCGCGACTGATGGACGAGCCGATGCTGCACGAGTGGCTGTCCCACTTCTGTGGACTGTGCCTGGCACTTCGTGACGACTTCGGACAGTCGACACGGCTGGCCACCAACTACGACAGCCTGGTGCTGTCCGCGCTGGTGGAGGCCCAGACCGGTGCCGAGCCACAGCGGCGCACCGCGGGGCCGTGCGCGTTGCGGGGACTGCGGACCGCTTCCGTCGTGCACGGGACCGCCGCGCGACTGTCGGCCGTGGCGTCGGTGCTGCTGGCCACCGCCAAGATCAACGACCACATCGACGACGGGGACGGGCTGGCGCGGCGGCGGTCACTGGCCACGGTCGGCCGGAAGGTGTCACGGCGGCTGGAAACCAAGGCGCTGCGGGTGGGCGACGACATCGACTTCGACGCCGCCGCGCTGCTCGCCGCCGTCGGTCGGCAACGCGAGGTCGAGGCCGGTGCCTCGGCGTCGACGCCGTTGACCGCCGTCACCGCGCCGACGGAGGAAGCCACGGCGGCGCTGTTCGGGCACACGGCGGTCATGGCCGGGCGGCCGGACAACGCGGCGCCGCTGGCGCGGGCCGGGCGGGCGTTCGGACGGCTGGCGCACCTGGTGGACGCGGTGTCCGATCTCGAGCAGGACGGTCAGCGGGGGTCGTGGAATCCGTTGGCCGCCACCGAGACCCCGATGGCCGAGGCGCACCGGTTGTGTCACGCGGCGATCGCCGACATCGACGCCGCGCTGGCCGAAGCCGGGATCGGGCCGGGCGAGCTGGCGCGATCGCTGCTGGTCGATCACGCCGAACACACGATGCGCAATTCGTACCCGCACGCGCATCACCATCAGCACCACGGCGCGCATCCCGCCCCAAGGGGATTCTGGGCGGGCTGCGGCGCGGCGTTGATCGTCGCGTGCACTTGTCAGTGCTGCTGCTCCAGCAACTTCGAGGGCCCCTGGTCACGCCGGCCCCGCGAGGGCTGCTGCCACAAGTGCGACTGCTGCGACTGTCCCTGTGACGGTTGCTGCTGTCCCTGCGACTGA
- the topA gene encoding type I DNA topoisomerase — MAQTTKRLVIVESPAKARTIAGYLGDGYMVDSSLGHIRDLPRNAKEVPPKYAKEPWSRLGVDVDNDFAPLYVVNPDRKAHVKTLKDQLAEADELLLATDEDREGEAIAWHLLETLKPKVPVKRMVFHEITKSAITQAVNNPREINRSLVDAQEARRILDRLYGYEVSPVLWKKVMPRLSAGRVQSVATRIVVERERARMRFVTADYWGITAQLRTKDGADFAANLLSFDGDRVATGKDFDAETGRPKAGVVHLDEAGARGLAARLANVPYTVGKVDNKPYRRRPYPPFMTSTLQQEASRKLRQSSAQTMRLAQRLYENGYITYMRTDSTNLSETALTAARRQAAQLYGERFVPAEPRRYARKVKNAQEAHEAIRPSGDSFRTPSELASELSTEELRVYELIWRRTIASQMTDAVGNSVSVRINVTSATGEDCEFSASGKTITDPGFLKAYVESRDEGEADDAERRLPELERGQALTADSLEPAGHRTQPPARYTEASLVKALEERGIGRPSTYASIMQTIQDRGYVFKRGQALIPAFLAFAVVGLLEKHFARLVDYDFTAGMESELDDIAAGEGRSLEFLRSFYFGGNNAADGTVAASGGLKKLVAEELGRIDARGVNSIPLFTDEQERRVVARVGRYGPYLERFAPTAEPGEPGERVSIPDSLAPDELTQAKAEELYEVGSGERELGEHPETGEIVYAKSGRYGPYVTSGEKSASLLSDMKLKDITLDDAVRLLTLPRLVGVDADGEEVRAGLGPHGPYVVKKRDYRSLETEEQLFTVTLEQAQALLAQPKKRGRQAARPPLKELGTDPATKLTVVIKDGRFGPYATDGETNASLKKTDTIEDITIDRASELLAERRAKAPVAKKAAKKAAKKTTAKKTAKKTVKKAAKKTAKKTTTTKKAAKKSAAKKKTGNPREDA; from the coding sequence GTGGCGCAAACCACGAAACGTCTGGTCATTGTCGAGTCACCGGCAAAGGCCCGCACCATCGCCGGGTACCTCGGCGATGGTTACATGGTCGACTCCAGCCTCGGGCACATCCGGGACCTGCCCCGCAACGCCAAAGAGGTTCCGCCCAAGTACGCCAAGGAACCCTGGTCCCGGCTCGGCGTCGACGTCGACAACGACTTCGCACCGCTCTATGTGGTCAATCCGGATCGCAAGGCCCACGTCAAGACCCTCAAGGACCAACTGGCGGAAGCCGACGAACTCCTACTGGCCACCGATGAGGACCGCGAGGGGGAGGCCATCGCCTGGCACCTCCTGGAAACCCTGAAGCCCAAGGTTCCCGTCAAGCGCATGGTCTTCCACGAGATCACCAAGTCCGCGATCACCCAGGCCGTCAACAACCCCCGCGAGATCAACAGATCCCTAGTGGACGCCCAGGAGGCGCGCCGGATCCTCGACCGCCTCTACGGTTACGAGGTCTCGCCGGTGCTGTGGAAGAAGGTCATGCCGCGGCTGTCGGCGGGCCGGGTGCAGTCGGTGGCCACCCGCATCGTGGTGGAGCGGGAACGGGCCCGGATGCGGTTCGTCACCGCCGACTACTGGGGAATCACCGCCCAGTTGCGCACAAAGGACGGTGCCGACTTCGCGGCCAACCTGCTGTCCTTCGACGGCGACCGGGTCGCCACCGGCAAGGACTTCGACGCCGAGACCGGCCGCCCCAAGGCCGGTGTGGTCCACCTCGACGAGGCCGGTGCCCGGGGTCTGGCGGCCCGGCTGGCGAACGTCCCCTACACCGTCGGCAAGGTCGACAACAAGCCCTACCGCCGCCGCCCCTACCCGCCGTTCATGACCTCGACGCTGCAACAGGAGGCGTCCCGCAAGCTGCGGCAGTCCAGCGCCCAGACGATGCGGTTGGCGCAGCGGCTGTACGAGAACGGCTACATCACCTATATGCGTACCGACTCCACGAACCTGTCGGAGACGGCGCTGACGGCGGCCCGCAGGCAGGCCGCGCAGCTGTACGGCGAGCGTTTCGTGCCCGCCGAGCCGCGCCGCTACGCCCGCAAGGTCAAGAACGCCCAGGAGGCCCACGAGGCGATCCGCCCGTCGGGCGACAGCTTCCGCACCCCCTCGGAGCTGGCCAGCGAACTGTCCACTGAAGAGCTTCGGGTCTACGAGCTGATCTGGCGCCGCACCATCGCCTCCCAGATGACCGACGCGGTCGGCAACTCGGTCTCGGTGCGCATCAACGTCACCTCCGCCACCGGCGAGGACTGCGAGTTCTCCGCGTCCGGAAAGACCATCACCGACCCCGGCTTCCTCAAGGCCTATGTGGAGTCCCGTGACGAGGGCGAGGCCGACGACGCCGAGCGTCGCCTGCCCGAACTCGAACGCGGCCAGGCCCTGACCGCCGACTCCCTCGAACCCGCCGGACACCGCACCCAGCCCCCCGCCCGCTACACCGAAGCCTCCCTGGTCAAAGCCCTGGAGGAGCGCGGCATCGGCCGTCCCTCCACCTACGCGTCCATCATGCAGACCATTCAGGACCGCGGCTACGTCTTCAAACGCGGCCAGGCCCTGATCCCGGCCTTCCTGGCCTTCGCGGTCGTGGGCCTGCTGGAGAAGCACTTCGCCCGGCTGGTCGACTACGACTTCACCGCGGGCATGGAGTCCGAACTGGACGACATCGCCGCCGGTGAGGGCCGTTCGCTGGAGTTCCTGCGCAGCTTCTACTTCGGCGGCAACAACGCCGCCGACGGCACCGTCGCGGCCTCCGGTGGCCTGAAGAAACTCGTCGCCGAGGAACTGGGCCGCATCGACGCGCGCGGCGTCAACTCCATCCCGCTGTTCACCGACGAACAGGAGCGCCGGGTCGTGGCCCGGGTCGGCCGCTACGGCCCCTACCTGGAACGCTTCGCCCCCACCGCCGAACCCGGCGAGCCCGGCGAACGCGTCTCCATCCCCGACTCCCTGGCCCCCGACGAGCTCACCCAGGCCAAGGCCGAGGAACTCTACGAGGTCGGTTCGGGCGAACGCGAACTCGGCGAGCACCCCGAGACCGGTGAGATCGTCTACGCCAAGTCCGGCCGTTACGGTCCCTACGTCACCAGCGGCGAGAAGTCCGCGTCCCTGCTGTCCGACATGAAACTCAAGGACATCACCCTCGACGACGCGGTCCGGCTGCTCACCCTGCCCCGGCTGGTCGGTGTCGACGCCGACGGCGAGGAGGTCCGCGCCGGGCTCGGCCCGCACGGCCCCTACGTCGTCAAGAAACGCGACTACCGCTCCCTGGAGACCGAGGAGCAGCTCTTCACGGTCACCCTGGAACAGGCCCAGGCCCTGCTGGCCCAACCGAAGAAACGGGGACGTCAGGCGGCCCGCCCGCCGCTGAAGGAACTGGGCACCGACCCGGCCACCAAGCTCACCGTCGTCATCAAGGACGGCCGCTTCGGCCCCTACGCCACCGACGGCGAGACCAACGCCTCGCTGAAGAAGACCGACACGATCGAGGACATCACGATCGACCGGGCTTCGGAACTGCTGGCCGAACGCCGCGCCAAGGCCCCGGTGGCCAAGAAGGCCGCGAAGAAGGCGGCGAAGAAGACCACCGCCAAGAAGACGGCGAAGAAAACGGTGAAGAAGGCGGCCAAGAAAACCGCCAAGAAGACCACCACGACCAAGAAGGCCGCGAAGAAGTCGGCCGCCAAGAAGAAGACCGGCAACCCCCGCGAGGACGCCTGA